The genomic region agttataGATTTTGTTTTCCTCATTTAAAAtcactcaaatatatatttgctcATGCAAATTGTACCCTGAAAAATCACTCGAAAAGGCACTTTTCCACCCTcaggacaaaagaaaaaacacaattttcctccatgaaaatatgattatgTTTGCATGTTGCAATTAAGGCACTTTATGTGCAAAGTATTGATCAACAACAGAGTTAAATGGAGTACAAATTTTTCTAGATTATATTGTTTGTTGGATTCCATATACAGtggttttatgatttttctaaCATAAgaagactaattaaataaattgtagcATTTATCTTtaagtatttctttttcttcaagaCTTGCATACATATTCTCCACCTTTTGCCAATCGTATTGTTGTTCTCACACATACTGTAGCCAATGCCTGATTGACATGTGAcgctttttgaaaatttaaaaatatatttaaactaaattatgatttaaagCGGGAAGCAAATGAAATTACACGTTGGTCTACCTCTACCTCGGTGTGGCACCAAAATGTGATCAAAGATCTTTCACCGTACTCTCACCTATCATTGAACATTGACACAATACAATTATTATCAGTAACTCCATTCGGTATCTAAATGTACATTTATCGGTCATCAATTTATACCATACACAATACAAAATGCAGTTTGGGCAGGAGTCAGTGCATCTGATAACAATGGTGATTGTCACTTACTGCAGAGGGGATGAAAATTGCATGAAGAACAATCAAATTCAAGTTCTCAATGACTCAAATGTTTTTCCCAAAACTTTGCGTATTTTGCTAATTTGCAGATTCTGATAGTTAAATCCTCTAACAAGCATGAATAAATGAGAACAGAAGCACCTTCTTGAATAAAAGAAGCTACAAGTTTACTCCAAATATGTTATTCAGTTGCATTATTGAAATTCCACACAGCGTCTCTTGCCCCCCGACTGCTTGTGTTTGTGTAGTTTTGAGGTCaagaatttcaattatatcacTAAGGGTTAACAAATCCAGAATGCTAAATCATGGAGAGTGTATGAATTAGTGCAAACAATTCTCACAATGAACGTGGGATCATCGATGATTTACCTATCATCATAATGAGGCAAAGATAATGAGGCCGCCTGAGGGAATACTTCAGGTATGATTGATGACTATATGCCACTTGCTTCAAAAACATCTCGGGCAATGAGGTTGATCACACAAAGTTTCTCAAAGAGACTCAAGGAACTGCGCAAAGCTGGGATATTTTGGCTCCCATCCCAGCTCTGCACGAGTTTTGGAGTTGTTTAATTTCTTACCCAGAGGACCAGTTGTTCCtgtaaaaataagttgaaacaGGGAGTTCCTATGAGACCTTAACCAAAGTACTCaaacttcaaattaattatactccTAGACAAGGAAAACCTAACCCGTAAAACCCTCGAATTTCTGATTATATTTTCCACTTTTGTTAACCAATTCCATCACTTCCTTCCTGGATAAAGGGTTATTATCACAGCCAAGAAAGATCCGCCCATGGAGTTTCCTTTTTAAGATGGAAATTGCAAGTGAAGCTGCATCCTGCATAATTAACAAACCGTTGCATTAATtcaatttgtatataaatctTCCCAGATTATAAAGCATGGCAATAATAaggtaatttatatttagatagAGAGGGGGGCAGAAGAGGTTAGTGAATCTAGTAGCAAGCATCACCTCATAATGTATTAGATTAAGGATGTGATCAGGCCGAATATCAACACTGCCTTGCTTCAACCAGTATGTATGGGCACCTCTACCTGCTTTGTACTGCAAGTTAAGCAAATTTGTTCGTATGACTCATTTCCAACTTCAAAGTGTCTGTCAGAGATcagttttatataaaaaggaTATGTAAAGCCCAGCCAATCTAAGAATGCAACCATCAGCCTCCAACACTACTTTCTCCACATTAAGCAATTTATCTGTCCTAGGGCTCCTCCCAACTGGTACTACTGGAGTGTCCTGCAAAGCAAAGAACAACTCATCAATAAACAGTAGAGTAACAATGGAAGTTTCAGATTGAAGAGAAGATAAGCATTTCATGTACCCATACTGAGGGAGTGTTTTGTGAGCGCTTTAGAAAAGCGTTTTTCAGCTTTTGACTCTCATAAAGCACTTTAAAAGTGTTTGGGATGCCAGCTTCTACTTTTGAAACAGCTGAAAAAGCGCTTTTAGGCCAAAAGCTGGTATCCCAAACTCTTCAAAAGTTCTTTTTTGGAGCCAGAAGCTGAAAAGCGCTTTTCTGTAGTTTTCCAGCAAGTAAAACCTCCCTTTAAGTTGtaagtagaaaaaaattaacggTGTTACCAACAGAAACTTGTCAAACTGCAGATGAGATATGTACCTCGTCACAGTATCCATTGTCACTGCAGTCATAGGTAGCGGAGCTTGAAGTAAACAGGAAAGAGCCTTCACCGTTCCATTTTAAAGTAGCTTCCCTAGATTATGCAATTTACACAGTGAAAAGAACGAGCACTCACTTTTACTATCTAATCcataaattaaagtattaaGGTAATGgaaactcttttttttccctagaAATGGTAAACAGAAAGTTTTTTGTAAGCAAGACGTATGGAAATCTCAACCTATTGCAAGCATAAACATTTTCCACATGCACTTTTCATGCCATAGCATGATACTAATCAAATTCTAAAGCAATTAACTCCTCAACTCAAGgcaaaagtaaattttaattcgcTTGCCAACCAGGCcccaaaaagaataaataaaaagatatagtcATCAGCACCCATCAGTGAACCAGTTATACGGGCCTTAAAATAACAGTTTCCATCGCTTCCCTTCCTCTCCATTCCCTTTCATTTGCTTCCTTGTGTTCAAACTGAAGATGGAAAACATTACACCTGTAAAATGATGGAATACCTTCTCATGCATTTTACACTTTCCTACTCTGTGCTGAAACTCAATCCTTGGACGAAACTGTATTTCATAGTTTCCATAAAGAACAAACATAAGCATTTGGAGGGCGCTTCAAACAAGCAAGGCCACAATTTAATATAACAAGagctttattaatgaaatctACAGGGCTGTAGCCGCAAGTGACTCCTGCAAGTATATTACTTAGCTGAACCAGTGGCCCCATGCCAGGAAGACTCAATTTGACTTAGGTAGGCACTCAAGAAGGCATCTATTCTCCAATCGTTCCAGccatttttcaagatttttccGAGGCACTGGACCTTAAACGACTAGAATAGCAAAGGTTCTTTAAAAGTCTAAGTGTATAGATGTCAAtttttccaagaaaacaaaattgttcctCTGCATAATTGCCAGGAAGCCGCCAAAACATATGGCATGCTAATAGCAGAACAAGATATGAACTTCAGATATGCTTTAAAGAGGTTATGTAGGAATGTATTCTTAGGTATACCTGACTTCACCAGGATAATCTGAATTTCGGGATGGAGGGGCACAGAAAATCACATAAGGGAACTTATGAGCCAC from Sesamum indicum cultivar Zhongzhi No. 13 linkage group LG3, S_indicum_v1.0, whole genome shotgun sequence harbors:
- the LOC105156918 gene encoding uncharacterized protein LOC105156918 — protein: MGTTKFGIASCAEFVGSSQKVNSACLSYPSLGYSSLSFAGRFGSAAFRRSRSTVALRASFTPVSVRVSASSATGMPNGELEASSTRVIGASDLLIVGPGVLGRIVAEIWLKEHPGSQVYGQTLTSDHHNELIELGISPCLKGTQVAHKFPYVIFCAPPSRNSDYPGEVREATLKWNGEGSFLFTSSSATYDCSDNGYCDEDTPVVPVGRSPRTDKLLNVEKVVLEADGCILRLAGLYKAGRGAHTYWLKQGSVDIRPDHILNLIHYEDAASLAISILKRKLHGRIFLGCDNNPLSRKEVMELVNKSGKYNQKFEGFTGTTGPLGKKLNNSKTRAELGWEPKYPSFAQFLESL